A genomic stretch from Diachasmimorpha longicaudata isolate KC_UGA_2023 chromosome 2, iyDiaLong2, whole genome shotgun sequence includes:
- the LOC135159778 gene encoding uncharacterized protein LOC135159778 has product MSAKESHKYRYRLVEFVGEFTDDGKKIIEIVADGWVRKKFDENMKDFCYYPPKKDWPQLEQWLQEERPVQNSWGSYEIEILGRAATFEKAKKKLEKLYKTRSDLETDSEVDSASGFGITRKRAASILKTSYSLETIEEESIVSPKRSREDADSLSTGTEALIPSALQSERSMNPVQATHSASNKMHRRSIYEDRLQELRKQNQDDPTKMFIADYLDASLALLLHNHKGELRNLRRCHQLDMGNHTNDLKQSIKAPMMPIGEKFVLVDHKLGMKIPLDTLGDFEKWEKSLDLDHAENVEEVTERRAALMEFMTAETSSSNDFVKDAKTILPLFINKPVQLLYSGIGRATRGVAKKNFSKTMSYACMRDFLKAKYKKSEKEMMLITTTSNWLAAALDRDGGAAERKRAQKST; this is encoded by the exons ATGAGTGCTAAGGAGAGCCATAAATATCGGTATCGACTCGTTGAATTCGTGGGAGAATTCACCGacgatgggaaaaaaataattgaaatcgtTGCTGATGGATgggtacgaaaaaaatttgatgaaaacatGAAAGATTTCTGCTACTATCCTCCTAAAAAAGATTGGCCACAACTCGAACAATGGCTGCAAGAAGAGCGTCCCGTCCAAAATTCATGGGGCAGTTATGAGATCGAGATCCTTGGTAGAGCAG CCACGTTCGAGAAAGCTAAAAAGAAGCTTGAAAAGCTTTATAAAACTCGCTCAGATCTTGAAACAGATTCTGAGGTGGACAGTGCCTctggatttggtatcacacgaAAGCGAGCTGCGAGTATATTAAAGACTTCTTATTCTCTCGAGACCATTGAAGAAGAGTCAATTGTATCTCCGAAGCGATCCCGAGAAGATGCTGATTCTCTAAGTACTGGAACTGAGGCTTTAATCCCTAGTGCTTTACAAAGTGAAAGGTCAATGAATCCAGTGCAAG CCACGCACAGTGCCTCAAATAAGATGCACCGAAGAAGCATTTACGAAGATCGCCTGCAAGAATTGAGAAAACAAAACCAAGATGATCCTACAAAAA TGTTTATTGCTGATTATCTGGATGCATCTCTAGCCCTTCTGTTACATAACCATAAAGGAGAATTGCGCAATTTGAGGAGATGTCATCAATTGGACATGGGTAATCACACAAATGACTTGAAGCAATCCATAAAAGCTCCTATGATGCCTATTGGGGAGAAATTTGTTTTGGTTGATCACaaattggggatgaaaatTCCACTGGATACACTGGGAGATTTTGAGAAATGGGAGAAATCGCTGGATTTAGACCATGCTGAGAATGTGGAGGAAGTCACTGAACGTCGAGCTGCTTTA atgGAGTTCATGACTGCTGAGACGTCGAGTTCGAATGATTTTGTGAAAGATGCCAAAACAATTCTCCCTCTCTTCATTAATAAGCCGGTACAACTTCTTTACAGTGGCATTGGGCGTGCAACACGCGGAGTTGCAAAGAAGAACTTCAGCAAAACAATGAGTTATGCATGCATGAGAG ACTTTCTCAAAGCCAAATACAAGAAGTCAGAAAAGGAGATGATGCTCATAACAACGACCAGTAACTGGTTAGCAGCCGCACTAGATCGAGATGGAGGAGCTGCCGAGAGGAAAAGAGCCCAAAAGTCTACATAA